In Aegilops tauschii subsp. strangulata cultivar AL8/78 chromosome 3, Aet v6.0, whole genome shotgun sequence, one genomic interval encodes:
- the LOC109760025 gene encoding NADPH-dependent aldo-keto reductase, chloroplastic, with amino-acid sequence MATHFVLNTGAKIPSVGLGTWQSDPGIVGEAVYAAVKAGYRHIDCARAYNNEKEVGLALKKLFEESVVKREDLFITSKLWCGHHAPEDVPEALGDSLDDLQLDYLDLYLIHWPFRVRKGTSIGNPENFLPPDIPATWGAMEKLHDAGKARAIGVSNFASKKLGDLLAVARIPPAVDQVECHPGWQQSKLHTFCQSAGVHLSAYSPLGSPGSTWMNGNVLKEPVVLSIAEKLGKTPAQVALRWNIQMGHSVLPKSVSEERIKQNLAVYDWSIPEDLLAKFSEIKQARLLMGNFIVNKDSVYKTHDELWDGEI; translated from the exons ATGGCGACGCACTTCGTGCTCAACACCGGCGCCAAGATCCCCTCCGTGGGGCTCGGCACCTGGCAGTCCGACCCCGGCATCGTCGGCGAGGCCGTCTACGCCGCCGTCAAG GCGGGGTACCGGCACATCGACTGCGCCAGGGCCTACAACAACGAGAAGGAG GTGGGTTTGGCTCTGAAGAAGCTGTTTGAAGAGAGTGTAGTCAAGCGTGAGGATCTGTTTATCACCTCTAAGCTATG GTGTGGTCATCATGCCCCAGAAGATGTGCCTGAGGCACTTGGGGATTCTCTCGATGACTTGCAGCTTGACTACTTGGATCTTTACCTT ATCCATTGGCCATTTAGAGTCAGGAAGGGAACAAGCATTGGCAACCCTGAAAACTTCTTACCACCTGACATCCCAGCTACATGGGGAGCAATGGAGAAGTTACATGATGCTGGCAAAGCTCGTGCAATTGGTGTGAGTAACTTCGCGTCGAAGAAATTGGGTGACTTGCTTGCTGTAGCTCGCATACCTCCGGCTGTTGACCAGGTGGAGTGCCATCCTGGTTGGCAGCAATCTAAACTCCATACCTTTTGTCAGTCGGCCGGTGTTCACCTCTCT GCGTACTCACCACTAGGTTCGCCTGGTTCAACATGGATGAATGGTAATGTCCTCAAAGAACCCGTCGTCCTCTCAATTGCAGAGAAGCTTGGCAAAACTCCTGCACAAGTGGCGTTGCGCTGGAACATTCAGATGGGTCACAGTGTACTGCCAAAGAGCGTGAGTGAAGAACGGATAAAGCAGAACCTTGCTGTTTATGACTGGTCTATTCCAGAAGACTTGCTTGCAAAGTTCTCTGAGATTAAGCAG GCCAGGCTTCTCATGGGCAACTTCATCGTCAACAAAGACAGCGTTTACAAGACCCACGATGAGCTCTGGGACGGCGAAATCTAG
- the LOC109760027 gene encoding PRA1 family protein A1, producing MDGRPATADDVVEAMREFVWFPPPRPSSEFFSRFSAPRSCSKWISRLECNLYYYGTNYFILIILIGMSFLQKPVAILTAFATGLSIAFFSDSFAVTSTDKVISIVRKFSPDLAAKMRPYINSVRHGRPSIKGSTHICGRPLSMWVFALFLFEVSCIFWVSSCNFLIVPWALYVGLLVTLIHASFRERNLKGRLNRFRKEFREAW from the exons atggACGGCAGACCCGCGACGGCGGATGACGTGGTGGAGGCGATGCGGGAGTTTGTCTGGtttccgccgccgcgcccctcctCCGAGTTCTTCTCCCGCTTCAGCGCCCCGCGGTCTTGCTCCAAgtggatcagccgcctcgagtGCAACCTCTACTA CTACGGGACCAACTACTTCATCTTGATCATATTGATAG GGATGAGCTTCCTTCAGAAACCAGTTGCCATACTTACAGCTTTTGCAACTGGCCTCAGCATTGCATTTTTCAGTGACAG TTTTGCAGTTACTTCCACCGACAAGGTTATAAGCATTGTCAGAAAATTTTCACCGGATTTAGCGGCCAAGATGAGACCGTACATAAA CTCTGTCCGTCATGGCCGACCAAGTATAAAAGGATCAACTCATATTTGTGGCCGACCTTTGTCTATGTGGGTCTTTGCCCTGTTCCTTTTTGAAG TTAGCTGCATTTTCTGGGTGAGCTCCTGCAATTTCCTGATAGTTCCGTGGGCACTATACGTTGGTCTACTCG TAACCTTGATTCATGCCAGCTTCAGAGAACGTAATCTGAAAGGTCGTCTCAACAGATTCAGGAAGGAATTTCGAGAAGCATGGTGA
- the LOC109760026 gene encoding aldo-keto reductase family 4 member C10: MAAAHFTLNTGARVPSVGLGTYKAAPGVIADVLGAAVKAGYRHIDCAPLYHNEKEIGVALKKLFDDGVVRREDLFITSKIWCSDLAPKDVPLAIDSTLKDLQLDYVDLYLIHWPFQVKKGTEISPENFVHPDIPKTWQAMEQLYDSGKAHAIGVSNFSSKKLGDLLGVARVPPAVDQVECHLGWQQGKLRAFCHSNGVHLSAYAPLGRMKDVASNPVVTSVAESLGKTPAQIALRWGLQQGQSVLPKSANESRLKENIDLFDWSIPEELCAKLSEIKQVKQIRGDSFVHPQSIYKTCEELFDGEI, from the exons ATGGCCGCCGCCCATTTCACGCTCAACACCGGCGCCCGCGTCCCCTCCGTGGGCCTCGGCACCTACAAGGCCGCCCCGGGGGTCATCGCCGACGTGCTCGGCGCTGCCGTCAAG GCAGGTTACCGGCACATCGACTGCGCGCCGCTCTACCATAACGAGAAGGAG ATTGGTGTTGCTCTGAAGAAGCTCTTCGACGATGGCGTGGTCAGGCGAGAGGACCTCTTCATCACTTCCAAGATATG GTGCAGCGATCTCGCACCCAAAGACGTGCCACTTGCAATTGACAGCACACTGAAAGATCTGCAGCTGGATTATGTGGATCTATACCTA ATCCACTGGCCATTCCAGGTCAAGAAAGGCACCGAAATAAGTCCGGAGAACTTTGTCCACCCTGACATACCCAAGACCTGGCAAGCCATGGAGCAGCTGTACGATTCAGGCAAAGCTCACGCCATCGGCGTGAGCAATTTTTCCTCCAAGAAGCTGGGTGATCTGCTTGGCGTTGCCCGTGTCCCTCCCGCCGTTGATCAGGTCGAGTGCCACCTTGGCTGGCAACAGGGGAAGCTGAGGGCGTTTTGCCACTCCAACGGGGTTCATCTATCA GCCTATGCACCCTTGGGCAGGATGAAAGACGTAGCGAGTAACCCGGTGGTGACATCAGTAGCCGAGAGCTTGGGAAAAACTCCGGCGCAGATCGCTCTGCGCTGGGGTCTTCAACAGGGTCAGAGTGTACTTCCAAAGAGTGCGAATGAGTCGAGGTTGAAGGAGAACATTGATCTGTTTGACTGGTCTATTCCTGAAGAACTGTGCGCCAAGCTTTCTGAAATCAAACAG GTTAAGCAAATCAGAGGGGATTCGTTTGTGCACCCTCAGAGCATTTACAAAACCTGCGAAGAGCTCTTCGACGGAGAGATTTGA